A region from the Verrucomicrobiia bacterium genome encodes:
- the dut gene encoding dUTP diphosphatase produces MKEYEVQIKLQPHFEGLELPQYQTAGSSGLDLLAACDADIVLRPGERALIPTGISISLPQGTEAQVRPRSGLAIKHGVTLLNSPGTIDADYRGEIKVIAINLGQETFTVTRGMRIAQMVMAEVIKAKLVVADNLSTTARGSGGFGHTGH; encoded by the coding sequence ATGAAGGAATACGAAGTCCAGATTAAGCTCCAGCCCCATTTCGAGGGGCTGGAGCTTCCTCAGTACCAGACCGCGGGTTCCAGCGGGCTGGATTTACTGGCCGCTTGCGACGCGGACATTGTCCTGCGTCCCGGCGAGCGCGCCCTGATCCCCACCGGGATTTCCATTTCCCTGCCTCAAGGAACCGAGGCCCAGGTCCGCCCTCGCAGCGGGCTTGCCATCAAGCATGGCGTTACCCTGCTCAACTCCCCGGGCACGATCGACGCCGATTACCGCGGTGAAATCAAGGTCATTGCCATCAATCTGGGGCAGGAAACCTTCACGGTCACCCGCGGCATGCGCATCGCCCAAATGGTGATGGCGGAAGTCATCAAGGCCAAGCTGGTTGTTGCCGATAATTTAAGCACTACCGCTCGCGGCAGCGGCGGCTTCGGCCATACCGGCCATTAA
- a CDS encoding DNA translocase FtsK 4TM domain-containing protein — protein MRKERINEIWGVFFLLLGLFTLASLLSFEPKDIPFYTSHPFAPIQNYTGVIGAYAAFGLVITFGISAYLIPMLFLLWSGCFFLQKVPERKVFKFLGLAIALFSTATLVAISVAAEARFDEGGAIGYLAGSHLLKYFGPVGSYIVAGSCLLLSLLLATDFLIYPVVKKIFQKGRATIHFSAEKISEIKEEISDLTHAFKPASAAAKSAPAAKAAKAPAAAKEKEPPAPKLPPIEMKVKRYQPDVPEEDAQAEDKSKKSKEKDIEAPAAKKQQPAAPLSAPAAALPAAPSKPKEESENRHEGVVGSKAAAEYKFPSIELLKRPSAGQAKNDDLQGNSRLLEETLMRFGIEVKVVEVEQGPVITRYELLPAPGVKVNSITALQDDLALALKARSIRLIVPIPGKSAVGVEVPNLVSSVVSLRELIDSAHFRAKKAELPLVLGKDTSGKTLIADLSVMPHILIAGTTGSGKTVCVNSIITGLLYNSTPEQLKLVMIDPKMVELAVYNKIPHMLTPVVTNVKKAAHTLNWVVNEMENRYKLLATCGVRNIQTFNARPMSEEALQAIQGKEESENVIPAKLPYIVVIIDELADLMLTAADKVEPAIARLAQLARAVGIHLILATQRPSVDVITGVIKANFPARISFKVASKVDSRTVLDANGADKLLGRGDMLFMKPGDEKPTRGQAPLVVDEEINGVVDFWSNQAKPEYHPEIATAQEGKSSLEGGGEKDELFDEAVAVVLETGQASTSNLQRRLRLGYTRAARIIDQMEAEGIIGPTQGAKPREILIAQHQPAAVAHPSAESESA, from the coding sequence ATGCGAAAAGAGCGAATCAACGAAATCTGGGGAGTCTTTTTCCTTTTGCTGGGGCTTTTTACGCTCGCGAGCCTGCTTTCTTTCGAGCCTAAAGACATCCCGTTTTATACCTCGCATCCCTTTGCCCCGATCCAGAATTACACGGGCGTCATCGGCGCGTACGCCGCGTTCGGCCTCGTCATCACGTTCGGCATCAGCGCTTATCTCATTCCCATGCTTTTCCTGCTGTGGTCGGGGTGCTTCTTCCTCCAGAAAGTCCCCGAGCGCAAAGTCTTCAAATTCCTGGGCCTGGCCATCGCGCTTTTTTCCACGGCAACGCTCGTCGCGATTTCCGTGGCGGCCGAGGCGCGCTTTGACGAGGGCGGCGCCATCGGCTATCTCGCGGGCAGCCATCTCCTAAAATATTTCGGTCCGGTCGGCAGCTACATCGTCGCGGGTTCGTGTCTCCTGCTGTCGCTGCTTCTGGCGACAGACTTCCTGATTTATCCCGTGGTCAAAAAGATTTTCCAGAAGGGCCGCGCCACGATCCATTTCTCCGCGGAAAAAATCAGCGAGATCAAAGAAGAGATTTCCGATCTGACGCATGCGTTCAAACCGGCGTCGGCCGCGGCTAAGTCCGCTCCGGCTGCGAAAGCCGCCAAGGCTCCCGCCGCCGCGAAGGAAAAAGAGCCGCCCGCGCCGAAACTGCCGCCGATCGAAATGAAAGTGAAACGCTACCAGCCGGACGTGCCCGAGGAAGACGCTCAGGCCGAAGACAAGTCAAAGAAATCCAAAGAAAAAGACATCGAAGCGCCCGCGGCGAAAAAGCAGCAGCCGGCCGCGCCGCTTTCCGCTCCCGCGGCCGCTCTTCCTGCCGCGCCGTCCAAGCCCAAGGAAGAATCCGAAAACCGCCACGAAGGCGTGGTCGGTTCCAAGGCCGCGGCCGAATACAAGTTTCCGTCCATCGAACTCTTGAAGCGCCCGTCCGCCGGCCAGGCGAAGAACGATGACCTTCAGGGCAATTCCAGGCTCCTCGAAGAGACGCTCATGCGCTTTGGCATTGAAGTCAAAGTCGTGGAAGTCGAACAGGGCCCGGTCATCACGCGCTATGAGCTTCTCCCCGCGCCAGGCGTCAAAGTCAATTCCATCACGGCGCTGCAGGACGACCTGGCGCTCGCCTTGAAGGCGCGCAGCATCCGCCTCATTGTTCCGATCCCCGGGAAATCTGCCGTGGGCGTGGAAGTCCCGAACCTCGTTTCCAGCGTGGTCAGCCTGCGCGAGCTGATCGATTCCGCGCATTTTCGCGCGAAGAAAGCGGAGCTTCCGCTGGTGCTCGGCAAAGACACAAGCGGCAAGACCCTCATCGCGGACCTGTCCGTCATGCCGCACATCCTGATCGCGGGGACGACGGGCAGCGGCAAGACCGTTTGCGTGAACTCCATCATCACCGGCCTTCTTTATAATTCCACGCCCGAGCAGCTTAAGCTCGTCATGATCGATCCGAAAATGGTGGAGCTCGCGGTCTACAACAAGATTCCGCACATGCTGACGCCGGTGGTCACGAACGTGAAAAAAGCCGCGCACACGCTCAACTGGGTCGTGAATGAAATGGAAAACCGTTACAAGCTGCTGGCGACCTGCGGCGTGCGCAACATCCAGACGTTTAATGCCCGCCCCATGAGCGAAGAGGCTCTGCAGGCAATCCAGGGCAAGGAAGAGTCCGAGAACGTGATTCCCGCGAAGCTGCCGTACATCGTCGTGATCATTGACGAGCTCGCCGACCTCATGCTGACCGCGGCCGACAAGGTCGAGCCCGCGATTGCGCGCCTCGCCCAGCTTGCGCGCGCTGTCGGCATTCATTTGATCCTTGCGACGCAGCGCCCTTCGGTGGACGTCATCACGGGCGTGATCAAGGCCAACTTTCCCGCGCGCATTTCGTTTAAGGTCGCATCAAAGGTCGATTCTCGCACGGTGCTGGATGCGAACGGCGCGGATAAATTGCTCGGCAGGGGCGACATGCTTTTCATGAAGCCCGGCGACGAAAAGCCCACGCGCGGCCAGGCCCCGCTCGTCGTGGACGAAGAAATCAACGGGGTGGTGGATTTCTGGTCGAACCAGGCCAAGCCCGAATATCATCCGGAAATCGCGACCGCGCAGGAGGGCAAGTCTTCCCTCGAAGGCGGCGGAGAAAAAGACGAACTGTTCGACGAAGCCGTGGCCGTGGTCCTGGAAACAGGGCAGGCCTCGACCTCGAACCTGCAGCGCCGCCTGCGCCTCGGCTACACGCGCGCGGCCCGCATCATCGACCAGATGGAAGCCGAAGGCATTATCGGCCCCACCCAGGGCGCCAAGCCGCGCGAAATCCTCATCGCCCAGCACCAGCCCGCGGCCGTTGCCCACCCGTCCGCCGAGTCCGAATCCGCCTAA
- a CDS encoding metalloregulator ArsR/SmtB family transcription factor: MKLTNLQIALAAIADPTRLRIMNLLQEGELCVCDVMSVLKEPQSKVSRHLGYLRKSGLVEARKQGLWMYYRLAKPSGKTIQGVFEALKLAQNDCEELKEDLREFNRSKSCLVACCK; encoded by the coding sequence ATGAAACTGACCAATTTGCAAATCGCGCTGGCTGCCATTGCCGATCCTACGCGGCTTAGAATCATGAACCTCCTTCAAGAAGGAGAGCTATGCGTATGCGACGTGATGAGCGTTCTTAAAGAACCTCAATCCAAGGTGTCGCGCCATCTTGGCTATCTCCGGAAATCGGGATTAGTTGAAGCGCGCAAGCAGGGTCTTTGGATGTATTACCGTTTAGCTAAGCCGAGCGGGAAAACAATTCAGGGCGTTTTTGAGGCTTTGAAATTAGCCCAAAATGACTGCGAAGAGCTGAAAGAAGACCTGCGGGAATTTAATAGAAGCAAAAGCTGTCTGGTAGCCTGTTGTAAGTAA
- a CDS encoding aquaporin yields MNMVSKALAEMGGAFALIFVGAGSIMLSEKHIVPAFCIPLAWGLMVSLMIIAVGHISGAHFNPAVTLAFAITKRIPFSEIWFYWTSQMIGGIIAASLLGALNK; encoded by the coding sequence ATGAACATGGTTTCAAAAGCCCTGGCGGAGATGGGAGGCGCGTTTGCTCTCATCTTCGTTGGCGCCGGAAGTATTATGCTTTCCGAAAAGCATATTGTCCCGGCTTTTTGTATTCCTCTCGCGTGGGGTCTCATGGTTTCTCTGATGATTATCGCGGTAGGCCATATATCGGGAGCGCATTTTAATCCGGCGGTTACTCTTGCTTTCGCGATAACGAAACGCATTCCGTTTAGCGAAATCTGGTTTTATTGGACGAGTCAGATGATAGGCGGGATTATTGCCGCCAGCCTTTTAGGGGCTTTGAACAAATGA
- a CDS encoding arsenate reductase ArsC, with protein MKTKVLILCTGNSCRSQMAEGILRHYGADKFEVFSAGTKPSTVNKIAIEVMRELGIDISGQRSKSVSELLGQHFHYVITVCDNAKESCPIFPGNSTQLHWAFPDPPHEKTITEEVRKEFRKVRDLIHTRFKKVAETGNF; from the coding sequence ATGAAAACAAAAGTGCTTATCCTATGTACTGGAAATTCCTGCCGTTCTCAAATGGCTGAAGGGATATTGAGGCATTATGGAGCAGATAAATTCGAGGTTTTCAGTGCTGGAACCAAGCCTTCCACAGTCAACAAAATAGCCATTGAGGTCATGCGCGAACTTGGTATTGATATATCCGGCCAACGTTCTAAGAGCGTCAGCGAGTTGTTGGGGCAGCATTTTCACTATGTCATAACTGTTTGTGATAATGCCAAGGAGTCCTGTCCTATTTTCCCGGGGAATAGCACCCAACTCCATTGGGCATTTCCTGACCCGCCGCATGAGAAGACGATTACCGAAGAAGTCCGAAAGGAGTTCCGCAAGGTCCGCGATCTCATTCATACCCGCTTTAAGAAAGTGGCCGAAACGGGAAACTTTTAG
- a CDS encoding DUF488 family protein: MPLKLKSAYETYEPADGERYLVETLWPEGMDAYTLAPYTWMHELAPSYELKEMRIWKHWTHDRFLEEYEKELREPDRRACFEKMAHKAKTGIVTLLHHSRKKEWEIGPEHTTAYDLREFLRKESAPQSVKD; encoded by the coding sequence ATGCCCCTTAAATTGAAAAGCGCTTATGAAACTTATGAACCGGCTGATGGCGAAAGATATCTCGTGGAAACTTTGTGGCCGGAGGGAATGGATGCTTATACGCTCGCGCCTTATACTTGGATGCATGAGCTCGCGCCCTCTTATGAGTTGAAGGAAATGAGAATTTGGAAACATTGGACTCATGATCGATTTCTAGAGGAATACGAGAAGGAGCTTCGAGAGCCGGACCGGAGGGCGTGTTTTGAAAAAATGGCCCATAAGGCAAAGACCGGAATTGTGACGCTTCTGCACCATAGCAGAAAAAAAGAATGGGAGATCGGGCCCGAACATACTACTGCTTATGACCTCAGAGAATTTCTTCGAAAAGAATCAGCCCCCCAAAGCGTCAAAGACTAA
- a CDS encoding HPr family phosphocarrier protein produces MAAVQQGGSKMRTMELVMPAHLGFHLRIIARFVQLALRFRSSIKIRKGKLVADGKSILGLLTLGAAWKSKMEIEVCGDDADQVVERINEFFLMQENR; encoded by the coding sequence ATGGCAGCAGTCCAACAAGGCGGCTCTAAGATGCGGACAATGGAACTCGTTATGCCGGCCCACCTCGGATTTCACCTCCGCATTATCGCGCGGTTCGTGCAGCTTGCCCTCAGATTTCGTTCTTCTATTAAAATTCGAAAAGGAAAGCTCGTTGCTGACGGTAAAAGCATCCTTGGTCTTCTCACGCTGGGAGCTGCGTGGAAGTCAAAGATGGAAATCGAAGTTTGCGGTGATGATGCTGATCAGGTCGTCGAGCGTATTAACGAGTTTTTTTTGATGCAAGAAAATAGATAG
- a CDS encoding response regulator transcription factor — protein MLLEAEGDIEVVGEAQTGRQAVQLAKALRPAVIVMDIAMPLLNGFEATRQILKSMPAARIIILSAYSDEEYVKRVLLLGASGYIIKQTSYEVLSKAIREVQKGNRFFSPSIAKRLPELYQKLRRREALPRGKKISLSSREVEVLQLIAEGNANKQIAAELDISIKTVEKHRQHLMEKLNIHDTAGLTRYAIAAGIIESSIHKTPE, from the coding sequence ATGCTGCTCGAGGCTGAAGGCGATATCGAAGTGGTCGGTGAGGCGCAAACCGGCCGCCAGGCCGTGCAGCTCGCCAAGGCGCTTCGTCCTGCGGTAATTGTGATGGATATCGCGATGCCGCTTTTGAACGGATTTGAAGCCACGCGGCAAATCCTGAAGTCTATGCCAGCGGCACGAATCATCATTCTCTCCGCGTATAGTGACGAAGAATACGTCAAGCGGGTGCTGTTACTCGGCGCCTCAGGATATATCATCAAGCAGACTTCTTACGAGGTTTTGTCGAAAGCCATCCGGGAAGTCCAAAAGGGAAATCGATTTTTCAGCCCCTCCATCGCCAAACGATTGCCCGAACTTTATCAGAAACTGCGCCGCCGGGAAGCTCTTCCTCGAGGGAAAAAGATCAGCCTAAGCTCGCGCGAGGTCGAGGTGCTTCAATTAATTGCCGAAGGGAACGCCAACAAGCAGATCGCCGCGGAACTTGATATCAGCATCAAAACGGTTGAAAAACACCGGCAGCATCTCATGGAAAAGTTAAACATCCATGACACCGCGGGCCTGACCCGCTATGCCATTGCCGCGGGAATCATTGAAAGCAGCATCCACAAAACCCCAGAATAG
- a CDS encoding sensor histidine kinase: MLGESREMQKRLRRLSHQILLAQEEERRQISRELHDEIAQTLAGINVHLGGLKKEAATNTKGLKKKIVHTQRLVENSVNIVHRFARELRPTILDDLGLIPALTSYIKDFTKRTRIPVRFTVFRGVERLSGSKRTMLYRVAQSALTNVAQHAKASKASLSILKLRNSIRMEIKDNGKSFRVDRVLFAKRHKRLGVIGMRERVEMVNGSFTIESTAGKGTLVRVEIPFINGARRSNGKSNHRPPG, from the coding sequence GTGCTGGGCGAGTCGCGCGAGATGCAAAAGCGTTTGCGGCGCCTGTCTCATCAGATCCTGCTCGCGCAGGAGGAAGAACGGAGGCAGATCAGCCGCGAGCTTCACGATGAAATCGCTCAGACCCTGGCCGGAATCAATGTCCATCTGGGCGGGTTAAAAAAAGAAGCTGCAACCAACACGAAGGGCCTCAAGAAAAAAATAGTCCATACGCAGCGCCTTGTAGAAAATTCGGTGAACATTGTGCACCGGTTCGCCCGGGAATTGCGCCCAACGATCTTGGACGACCTGGGGCTTATTCCGGCTTTGACTTCCTACATAAAAGACTTCACAAAAAGAACTCGCATTCCCGTCCGCTTTACGGTCTTTCGCGGTGTGGAAAGATTAAGCGGCTCCAAGCGTACGATGCTTTATCGAGTGGCCCAATCGGCGCTCACGAATGTCGCGCAGCATGCGAAAGCAAGCAAAGCGAGCTTGAGCATCCTGAAACTGCGGAATTCCATTCGCATGGAAATAAAAGACAATGGCAAATCTTTTCGAGTGGACCGCGTGCTTTTCGCCAAAAGGCACAAAAGATTAGGCGTCATCGGGATGCGGGAACGGGTAGAAATGGTTAATGGCAGCTTTACGATCGAGTCCACGGCCGGCAAAGGCACTTTGGTCCGGGTGGAGATTCCTTTCATCAACGGAGCAAGACGAAGCAATGGCAAATCGAATCACCGTCCTCCTGGCTGA
- a CDS encoding fatty acid desaturase codes for MRQKAMGQRFGNKEVTAAQQQVPVKKVIWTNVIFFFITTLLGTLGTCLYLLRFGISVSELLLFLFYMAVTSTSITLGYHRLFAHCTFKAHALVRFLVLFFGAAAFEQSALRWASQHRDHHRLVDSELDPYSIKKGFFYAHIGWLIFWQHPLHYENARDLRKSRLLAHQHRYYTAWSITAGILTPLVVGALTGHLLGAFLLSVCTRLTLVYHATFCINSVCHKFGKATYDIYSSAKDHWLAALITNGEGYHNYHHHFPGDYRNGVRWYQWDPTKWIIALLSGLGLAWDLRKMSKFRIIAAQLAAEKQSLEDRLLERLENPGALTFREMLQAQYEKLKQTLGDWEHAARDYQQILCQRIARHSNATKEAAVRSLEARRRFHQMLTQWKSVYLQLQAA; via the coding sequence ATGAGACAAAAAGCAATGGGACAACGATTTGGGAACAAAGAGGTTACGGCGGCGCAACAGCAGGTCCCGGTAAAAAAGGTGATCTGGACCAATGTCATTTTTTTCTTCATCACGACCCTTTTAGGGACGCTTGGAACTTGCCTCTATCTTCTCCGTTTTGGCATTTCAGTCTCGGAGCTTTTGCTCTTTTTGTTTTACATGGCGGTTACGAGCACCAGCATCACCCTGGGTTACCACCGGCTCTTTGCCCACTGCACTTTTAAAGCCCATGCCCTTGTCCGTTTTCTCGTGCTCTTTTTCGGGGCCGCCGCTTTCGAGCAATCCGCCCTCCGCTGGGCCTCGCAGCACCGCGATCATCACCGCTTAGTCGACTCCGAGCTTGACCCCTACAGCATTAAAAAAGGGTTCTTTTACGCGCACATTGGATGGCTCATTTTTTGGCAGCATCCCCTCCATTATGAGAATGCAAGAGACCTGCGAAAAAGCCGGCTTCTCGCGCATCAGCATCGTTATTACACGGCATGGTCAATCACGGCGGGGATTCTCACTCCCCTCGTCGTTGGCGCGCTTACAGGGCATCTGCTTGGAGCCTTCCTCTTAAGCGTCTGCACCCGGCTTACCTTGGTCTACCACGCCACCTTCTGCATCAATTCGGTTTGCCATAAGTTTGGGAAAGCCACCTACGACATTTATTCTTCGGCGAAGGACCACTGGCTGGCGGCCTTGATCACAAATGGAGAGGGCTATCATAATTATCACCATCATTTCCCGGGAGATTACCGGAATGGCGTGCGCTGGTACCAATGGGACCCAACCAAATGGATAATTGCTCTACTCTCCGGGCTGGGGCTTGCGTGGGATTTAAGAAAGATGTCCAAGTTCCGTATTATTGCCGCCCAACTGGCCGCCGAAAAACAAAGTCTTGAAGACCGGCTTCTCGAAAGACTCGAAAATCCGGGCGCCTTGACTTTCCGAGAAATGCTTCAGGCTCAATATGAAAAACTCAAGCAAACCCTGGGCGATTGGGAGCATGCCGCCAGGGATTATCAGCAGATTCTCTGTCAGCGCATTGCACGGCATTCCAATGCAACGAAGGAAGCCGCTGTTAGAAGCCTAGAGGCCCGCCGCCGATTTCATCAAATGCTCACCCAGTGGAAATCGGTGTACTTGCAGCTTCAGGCCGCCTAA
- a CDS encoding HAMP domain-containing sensor histidine kinase — MKSTSMILSDFLTQNKNEIIQLCRDKVLAAGESKPTSTLLERGLPFFYDELIEVLKRAGSLAFIDLIKQDGEAAVHGKESLRLGYTISQVVHAYGAVCQSITEFVQAKSYQITPLEFQTLNLALDCAIAEAVTEFEKTQSENVARSESERLGSLIHELGNSLAAASISSDLIQSGRVASAGKTSDVLRGALKRMRHILDVSLTEIRLRTKAPLEAEQIRLIDIISEIEAVTMIMYETKKIHLEFHIDPSIELTADRHLVFSALSNLVNNAMKFTKRNGRVFVRGKESAGRILIEVEDECGGWQEEDNVEELFDPFVQKGEDKSGLGLGLSLSRKAIELNRGKLTAHNIPGKGCVFTIDLPKIEK; from the coding sequence ATGAAATCGACGTCCATGATTCTGTCTGATTTTTTAACCCAAAATAAAAATGAGATTATTCAGCTATGTAGAGACAAGGTGCTTGCCGCGGGAGAGTCCAAGCCAACTTCAACCCTGTTAGAACGAGGGCTGCCTTTCTTCTATGATGAGCTCATCGAGGTATTAAAACGCGCCGGTTCCCTGGCCTTTATCGACCTCATTAAACAGGATGGCGAAGCTGCCGTGCATGGAAAAGAGTCGTTGCGGCTTGGCTACACAATCTCCCAAGTTGTTCATGCTTACGGCGCTGTTTGCCAATCCATCACAGAATTTGTCCAAGCTAAATCGTATCAAATCACTCCTCTCGAGTTTCAAACTCTTAACCTTGCCCTTGATTGCGCCATCGCCGAGGCTGTAACCGAATTTGAGAAAACACAAAGCGAAAATGTCGCCCGAAGCGAATCTGAACGCCTAGGCTCCCTCATTCATGAACTGGGGAATTCGCTTGCGGCAGCATCGATCTCTTCTGATTTGATTCAATCGGGGCGAGTGGCAAGCGCGGGCAAAACCAGCGATGTGTTGAGGGGGGCGCTCAAGCGCATGCGCCACATCCTGGATGTTTCGCTCACTGAAATTCGTTTGCGGACGAAAGCCCCATTGGAAGCAGAACAAATCCGTCTTATTGATATTATAAGCGAGATAGAAGCCGTTACGATGATCATGTATGAGACTAAAAAAATCCATTTGGAATTTCATATCGATCCTTCCATTGAATTAACCGCTGACCGCCATCTGGTTTTTTCCGCGCTCTCGAATTTGGTGAACAATGCCATGAAATTCACAAAGAGAAATGGGCGTGTCTTCGTACGCGGCAAAGAATCGGCGGGGCGCATCTTGATTGAAGTAGAAGACGAATGTGGGGGCTGGCAGGAAGAAGATAATGTGGAGGAGTTATTCGATCCTTTCGTCCAAAAAGGAGAGGATAAATCCGGTTTAGGTTTGGGGCTCTCCCTCAGTCGTAAAGCCATCGAATTAAATCGCGGCAAACTGACGGCGCATAATATCCCGGGAAAAGGATGCGTCTTTACAATCGACCTCCCGAAGATCGAGAAATAG